The sequence TATTGAAATCGCCCGTGACGATCAGCGCTCCCGTTCGCTGTAGCAGTGCGACGCGCAGCCGCTCGATCTCTTCGACGAAGACGGCGGCGGAGACGAAATTGATGGCGTGAAGGTTGACGGCCGTGAGTTCGCTCCCGTCTTCAAACGGGTGGGTCGTAATGAGCATACTTTTGCGGGTGGCAATGTGCATCTCGCGGCGGTTGGTTTTGAGGCCGACGGTATCGTGAATGGGACACCGGGCCGCGGTCAGAACACCGTATTGGCGGTGGCGGAGGTCGATGTTGATGGCGGCAGAGACGTTGTAGCCCGGAAAATGGTCTGAAGTATGCGCATCGAGGACCGCCTCCTGGAAGAGGATCAGTTCGGGACTGCCGGTGGCCAGGAGTGACTGGAGCGTTTTGTCGAAGGGGGAACGCCCCATCTCTTTGTGGACGTTCCAGCTCAGTAGTGAAAAGGTATACGGCAGGGGGCTGCCCGCCGCTTCCGATCGGTAGTGTCGCATAATTCAATCATAACCTACATAGGTTAAAATGGCATCAAAAATATGCCCGTCTCGGCGGGAAAAACAGAGGAGAAAAGAGATGATTGTCCATATTGTCATGTTTGCATTCAAAGCGGAGAACAAAGCGGAGAACGTCGCCAAAGCCAAGGCGATGCTCGAAGCGCTTACGGAGAAGATCGATCCGCTGATCAGTATGGAAGTCGGCGTGGACTTCAGCGGCAGCGAGCGGTCGATGGACCTGGTGCTGACGTCGACGTTTGAAACGAAAGAGGGGCTCTCTACCTATGCGACGCATCCGGCGCATCTGGAGGTCGTGGCGTTTATCAAGGAAGTGACGGAGCTGTCAAAGGTGGTCGATTACGTCCGTTAAGGGGAGGTGAATGCAGCGGGCCGGAGCAGCTCCGGCCTGTGCGTCAGTTACACTCGTTCAGAGACGGGTTCTGGAAGAGCTGGTTGATGTTCTCTTCGATAAAGCGGTAATCGACACCGTCGATGTGGAACGCTGCTTTCTTGATCTCGATGCACTTGACGTTTGTTTTGGACCATTTGCCGCCCAGAACGCCTTTCTGGCTGCTTTTGTCGGGGGCAACGCGCTCATAGTCATCCGCCCAGAGGGTCACGGTCTTGCCGTCCTCTGTCATGCCCTCGACGTAGAACGTAGCCATGTCCACCGGCTTGGGTGACGCATTGACGAAGTAGACGACCGGCCGGCTGTCGCCCTTGTCATCGGTTTCGACATCAACATCGTAGATGACGACCGGCATATTCATCTTTTTCGCGCTTTCCAAATCCACATGGCTCGGTACCAGCACATTCGTCAACGTGTTCAGTTTGGCACAGCCGGTCATAAGGGCTGCAGCCGCAACTGAAGAAATAAGAAACGCAAATCCTCTTCGCATAAAGCTATCCTCCTAAAGATATTAGGATTGATTATATCGGATGGCTGCCTTAAATGACCATGAAGATATAATAATTTATTAAATTGGCTTTTGGATGTGATAGTTTTATGATGCCCGCTTACGGGCGTTTCGAGAGCAGTACCGTTTTCTTGTTATCGTGGAAAATGAGCTCCATGTCCAGCCGTTCCGCGGCCGTTTCGAAGCTTCTTGGTGTGAAAAAAACAAGGTGTGTCGGATCGCGTCGGTACCACCAGTTCTGATAGAACGCCTCGCTGCTCTGGTGGAACTGCGTCATCAGCGCCAGGGTGCCGCCCGGCACCAGGCGCGCTTTGAGCTCTGCCAGGGTCTGCATCGGGTCGGCGATGTGCTCGATCACCTCGGTCGCGGTGATCAGGTCGAAACGCGCCTCCGGCGCCGGGGCTTCCGGCGCGAAAAATTTATCGTAGATCGTCACCTCGAAGCCGCGGCGGCGCAGCAGTTCGGCCAGTACCGGTGTCGGGCCGGAGCCGAAATCGAGCACGTTTTCAACACGATGGCCGGTGTGCGCAAGGGTGGCATCGATGAACTGCTCGAACATCGCGACATACCCCTCGTTCTCGAGCGAGTTGTGATGCTCGTTGTACTTTTTCAGCTCCTGTTCCGCGGAAGGGTGGGCCGCTTCCTCTTTGAAGATCAGTTCGCAGCGGGGGCAGTGGTACGTGAGGCAGCCCAGCTGCCGGTCGCGGAAGGAAGGGGAGGGGGTCTGGCAGAGGGGACACGCTCTCATTGTCCTTCGATCTGCTCCGCTTTTTCCTCGATGGTGAGAAGCGCGTCGACTTTCGTTTCGTAGTCGGCTTCGAGGGCTTCGAGCTCCTTGGCCAGGACCGAGATCCCCTTCTCGGCGTAGCACTTCGGGTCGGCGAGACAGGCATTGAGCTCTTCCATCTTCGCCTCCAGCGCTTCGATCTCGCCGGGCAGTGACTCGAGGGCCATCTTCTCTTTGTAGGTGAGGCGCAGCGGCTTATCCTTCTTCGGTTTCTCCTGCACGGCCGGTTTGGCGGTTGCTGTTTCGGCATCGCGCTCCATCGCCTCCATTTCGCGGAACTCTTTCTCCTGCTCGAGGTACTCGCTGTAGAGCTGGTAGCGCTCCTCGACATCGCCGTCGCCTTTGAAGACGAAGAGCTTCTTGGCGATCTTGTCGACGAAGTAGCGGTCGTGGCTGACGAGGATGACGGCACCCGGGAAGGATTGCAGCTTCTCTTCGAGGATGTTGATGGTCGGGATGTCGAGGTCGTTGGTTGGTTCGTCGAGGATGAGGCAGTCGACCTGCTTCGTAAAGAGCAGGGCGAGGGCCACGCGGTTCTTCTCGCCGCCGCTGAGGATACCGATCTTCTTGTCGAGGAATTCGCGCGGGAAGAGGAAGTTCTTGAGGTAGCCGTAGACGTGCATGTTCCTGCCCTGGACCTCAACCCGGTCGCCGCCGTGGGGGCAGAAGGTCTCTATGAGGTTCTTGTCGTCATCGAGCATCTCGCGGTGCTGGTCGAAGTAGCCGATGGAGAACTCCCCCTGCTTGATCTTGCCCGCCGTCGGCTTGAGGCGTCCCAGCAGCGCTTTGAGCAGGGTCGACTTTCCGCTGCCGTTGGGGCCGACGACGGCGATGACGTCTTTTTGAAGGATGCGCGTCGAGAAGTCTTTGATGAGCATTTTGCTGCCCAGGGTGATGTCGAGGTGTTCGATCTCGAAGAGCATCTTCTGTTTGTTGATGCTCTTGTCGCGGTTGAAGTGCTTCGCTTCGCGGTCGAGTTCGACTTTCATCTTGCGGATCTGCGCCGGGTTCGTCTTTGCCTGCTCGCGCAGGTTCATCAGCCGCTCCTTGCGCCCCTCGTTGCGCTTGAGGCGGGCACGCACGCCGCGCGAATACCACTCGTTCTCGGAGCGCAGCAGGCGCAGGAGGTTGTCGTGCTGCTTCTGCATCGTGCGCAGCAGCTCCTCCTTTTGCGTCAGGTAGCTGCTGTAGCCCCCTTTGAACTCCCGCAATGAGGCATCTTCCACCTCGACGGTCTTCGTCGCGATCTGGTCGATGAAGTAGCGGTCGTGCGAGATGAAGACGAGGGTGAACTTCTCTTTGAGGATAAGCTCTTCGAGGAACTCGACCATGTAGACGTCGAGGTGGTTGGTCGGTTCGTCGAGCAGCAGGACGTCGGGCTTCTGCAGCAGCAGGGATGCCAGCGCGACCCGGCGCTGTTCGCCCCCGCTGAGCAGGTTGACGTTCTTGGTCTCGTACATCTTGAGCTGGAAGTGCTGCAGGACCCGCTCGATCTTGTCGTCGAGGTTCCAGGCGCTGTGGTGGTCGAGGTAGGCGGAGAGCTCCGTGTGCTCCTTGATGAGCTGCGGGTCGTCGAACTTCTCGGCCATCTGCGCCGAAAGGACGTCGAAACGCGCCAGCGCCTGCTTGAGTTCGACGAGGCCGTGTTCGATCGCCTCGCGCACGCTGTGCCCCTGCTCGAAATGCGGCACCTGGGCGAGCATCCTGACCTGCAGGTTCTGGCGGATGATGCGCTCGCCCTCGTCGTACTCCAGCGTGCCGCCGACGATCTTCATCAGCGTCGATTTGCCGCTTCCGTTCTTGCCGACGATAACGACGCGCTCCCCTTCGTCGACATGGAAATCGACGTTCTCGAGGATTTTTTGCGCTTCGTAGTTTTTGGAGATGCCGTGCAGATCGATGAGGGCCATAATGCTCTTTTTTTCTTCGTATTTTACTATAACGGGTTGAAAGTCAGGTGTCGGGGGATAATGCTTTCGCGTATGGTGACATGAAAGTGGATAGGGCTTGAAGGGAAATGCCCTTATTCGGTGCCGGTACGCCGCCTGATGCGGGCGTTACCGGAAAGCCTAGAGGCACTGGTCGACAACGTTCTCCTGTGTCTGGTAGAGGAAGATCTCGACGCGGCGGTTTTGCGCCATATTGGCTTCGCTGTTGTTGGGGACGAGCGGTTTGTCGAAGGAGCAGCCGCGGGCATAGACGGCGTTGGAGAGCCCCTGGTTGACCATCGCCGTGGCGACGGTGCGTGCACGGCGCTCGGAGAGCTGCAGGTTGTAGTCATAGGAACCGCGCGGGTCGGTATGGCCGACGACCTGGACGATGGAGCTGGGGTATTTTTTCAGCGCCGTCGTCAGCTGGTCGATCTTCGTGAGTGCCATCGGCGTCGGGTTGTCAGAGTTTGTCGGGAACATCATAGCGCTCTTGAAGGTAACTTTGACAAATTTCTCATGCTGGGTGACAATGATATTTTCCGCACCGACGTCACTCTGGCTGACGGTGGTGTTGAGGGACTTGGCGACGTCTTTGGCCTGCTGGTCCATCGCATAGCCGATCCCCCCGCCGGCGGCGGCGCCGACCGCGGCACCGATGAGCGCGCCCTGGCCTTTGTTCTTGCCGCCGAGAAGCAGGCCGCCGACCGCGCCGACCGCCGCGCCGATCAGTGCTCCTTTTTTCGTCTTGTCGTATTCATCCGTCTGCGTGCCGTCTGCATTGGGCTGGGTGCTGGCACAGCCGCCGATCAGTACAGCAGCGAGGACGAGTGAAAGTGATTTGGTTTGAAAGGTCATGATTGATACTCCTAAACTAGATGGCTTATTGTATCAAGAAATTGTCTCTATTTCGTGATATTAGCCGACGGGCGTTTCTGTCTGCAGGTAGTCGCCGTGCACCCACCCCTCGCGGCAGATACGGACCTTCTGCCATACGCCGTTGCGTTCAACCAGTTCGACCCGGGTCCCTTTCTCGATCGGATCACCCGCGAGCGGGGCGCTTCCCGAGGGCTGGGACCGGACGTTGAGGAGGCTGGCGGTGACCGTCGCGTTTGCCGCTCCGGCCTCCTTCTCCTCCGCCGTTTCCGCGTCGGCATGGCGCCCCGTCAGGATCCTGTCGCGCAGACGCTCCAGCGGGAAGGCCGGGCCGGGGTCGATCTTACGGCCGGGGGCGATCTCCTCGTGGCCGAGGATCGTCTGGATACCGTAGCTGCTTTTGAGCACCCGGCACACCTCGAAACAGGCTTCGATCTGTTCGGCCGTATAGGTGTGCCAGTAGGAGGGCGACGTCTGGTTCCGGTGAATGGCCTGGATGACCTCCGCCTCTTCGTATCGTCTGCCGAACCAGGCGAGGTAGCCCCCGCCGGAGGGGGTGAGTTCCCCGGCGTTGACGAGCTCGATGCCGATGGCATAGCGGTTGAGGCTGCTGCGCTCCTGCCAGCGGCTCGTCCCTGCATGCCAGGCGATACGGTCGAAACCGACCATCTGGACAACACTGCCGTCCCGGTCGATGATGAGGTGGGCCGAGGCTTCGACGTCGGGGTTTTTAAAGGTATTGACGGCGGAGGCGAGGGTGGGGCCGGCGGTAAAGTGGATGACGACGGTATCGGGCAGACCCGCCTCGTAAGGGCCGCTGTCTTTGTTTTCGCAGGGATCAAAAACGACTTCCCGGCCGAACAGGTCGCCGGCCAGCTGGTGGGTATCGATACGCAGTGCCATCGTCACTCCTTTTTAAATCACATAAACCCATTATTATTCATGGTTTATTAATAAAGGATAAACCCGCGTGCAGCGGATTCGACGGCAGGATGCTGTTGTGAGGCTAAAAGTCCAGGGTTTGGAAGGTCAGAGATCGCAGAGCATGCGGCGGACGATGAACCATTTGGCAATGGCCTGGTCGGTGTACTGATACTCCTGCTGGGCAGGGGGGATGGAGATGTTCCGGATCTTGGCACGGAGGATGCCGAACGCGACGAAGCCGAACAGCAGCGCCGCAATGGCGTAGAACCAGTCATAATAGAACCAGGCCGCCACGGCGAGGAGGTAGGTGCCGTAGGAGAAAAGCCACCCCAGCAGGAGTACCGCGGCGCGGCAGAAGGGTTTGATCGGTTCGGGCGTCGGTTCGAGCAGCGGGATATCGGTTTTCATGGCATGATTATAGCAATTTGGGCAGGGAAGATAAACTGACGAAAAAATAAATAAAAAAATAGACTTAAATCGTCAGATTAATCTGGAAACCGGTTGGCGGCGTCATGAAGAATAAGTATGATTTTGACAAATAAAAATTAAAAGGATAGATTATGAGTGAGCCGACACTGCAGAGCATTGGCGATTACAATGGCCTCAAAGGTGAGAAAAAATGGGTGGTCCGGGGGGTACTGCTTACGGGTCTGCTGCTGGGGGCGCTCTATGTCATCGTGTCGAACAGCTATATCGGGGATGTGCATGACCGGCTGCCGGTCAGTGACGGCATTACCGCCGTTCCCTTCAACCGCTGAACTTCTTTGCCCTTCGCTGACCCGTTTTAGGGTCGCGATGCTACAATTACCGACATACTCTCATAAGGTTTCTTCATGGTGACAGCACTGATGGTTATGATCAGCCTCTATTTTATCGTCAAGCTCTATATCAGCGTGATGCAGGTCGGTTTCATCAACCGCGCCAAGCGGATGGCCCCGGTGATGATGGGGAGCGCGGATTATCTTAAAGCCGGCAATTACGCCGTGGCCAAAGAGAAGCTGCAGATGACGGGGATGCTGATCGAATATATCCTGTTCCTTGTCTGGCTCGACGGCGGTATCCGCTGGCTCGAGAGCGTGACGGGTGGGATAGACGAACCGATGAAGAGCATCAGTATGGTGCTGGCATTTCTGCTGATCAATACGCTGGTGGAGCTGCCGCTGTCGCTCTATGAGAAATTCGTGCTCGATGCGAAATTCGGGTTCAACCGTACGTCAGTCGGTCTCTACATCAAAGATACGCTGATTACGATGACACTGGTCGCACTGCTGGGCGGTGCGGTCATCTGGGGGGTGACGGCGATCATCGCGTCGGCGGCGCTGTGGTGGTTCTGGACCTTCCTTTTCCTCTTTGCCGTCGTCGTCGCACTCAATATGCTCTTCCCGACGCTTCGGGCGCTCTTTTTCGACAAGCTGACGCCCCTGGAGGATGCAACACTGGCGGGCGAGATCGATACGCTGATGCAGAAGACCGGCTTTGTCAGCAGCGGGGTCTTCGTCAGCGACGCCAGCAAACGGGACACCCGGCTCAACGCCTATTTCGGCGGGCTGGGCAAGAGCAAGCGTGTCGTCCTCTATGATACGCTGCTCGAAAAGCTCGAAGACCGCGAACTCCTGGCCGTTCTCGGACATGAACTGGGGCACTTCGCCCACGGCGACCTCTACAAGAACATCGGGATCGTCGGGGGAGTCCTCTTTTTCATGCTCGCACTCTTCGGGAATCTGCCCGAGTCGCTCTTTATGCATCTTGGGGTCGGCAACACACCGGCAGTAACGGTTATCCTGTTCCTGCTTTTCATGCCGCTGGTCAGTTTCTTCATCATGCCGCTCATGGGACTCATCAGCCGCCACAACGAGTACGAGGCGGATCGCAGCGGGGGTGAACTCGTCGGCAAGCTCTACCTGGCCAACGCCCTGCGCAAACTGGTGACGGAGAACCGCTCCTTCCCCCTTTCGCACCCGCTCTATATCTTTTTCTACTACACCCATCCGCCGGTGATCGAACGCCTGCGGGCCCTCGGATTCGAGGAGCGGGGAAGCGGAAAGGGCGCGATGCGCTCGGAGTGCGACGCCGACAGCGTCGAGCGTGAGCTTGATGACGAAGGGGTACGCTCCTGATGGGTGAACATGTCCGTCCGCTGCGCGAATGCCTCGATATCATCGCCGCCGAAATCGCCGTGAGCGCGGAGCGCCCGCGGCGGGAGGCGGAACGGATGCTGATGGAGTATCTGGAGCGTGACGGCCTCTGGCTGATCACCCACCAGGACGAACCGCTCTCCTGCGACGAGCGGCTCTGGGAGTGGGTGGCACGGCGCAAAGCGCATGAGCCGCTGGAATATATCTTCAACCGTGTCAGTTTCTATTCGCAGCTCTTCTATATCGCACCGGGGGCCCTGATCCCGCGCCCGGAGACGGAACTCCTGATCGACCGTGTCCTCGAAGCGGTGGATCACGACGGAAATTTCACGCTCTGTGAGGTCGGGGTCGGCAGCGGTGCGGTCAGCGTGACCCTAGCGCTCCACCTGGAGAAGGCGACGATGATCGGCGTCGATATCAGCGAGGATGCCCTGGGGGTTGCGGGAAAGAACATCGCGGATTTCGGGCTCGAAGCGCGGATCGACCTGCGGCAGAGCGACCTGCTTGCGAACGTTCCGGAAACGATCGACGTCCTCGTTTCCAATCCCCCCTACGTCGCCGCCGATGCGGCACTCGAACGCAATCTCGATTATGAACCCGACCTGGCCCTTTTCGGCGGCGTAACGGGGATGGACATCATCGTCCGCCTGATCGACGCGGTCGCCGAGAGGCAGATCCCGCTCTTTTGCTGCGAAATGGGTTACGACCAGCGCGAGGCCGTCTCGGCCATCGTCCCGGAGGGGTATGGGGTTAAATTCTACAAGGACCTTGCGGGGCTTGACCGCGGGTTTGTCATGACACGAAAGGATGATAGATGAATACAAAACAGTTAAGCGTCACGCTTTACCTGCTCGCAGTCGCAGCAACGCTCGGTGCGGTGTTGATCCTGGGCATCGTGGTCGCCCCGGTGATCTTCCACTCGGCGGCGGTCCTGCCGAACGATCTGCTGAGCCGCTATGAAGAGGGGATGCTGATGGGGGAGATCTTCCGTCGTTTCAGTTACTGGGCCTACGTGATGGCCGTCATTATGCTCGTCTTCGAAGGAAACGAGTACCGCCGCCAGCGCCGTGACAAGTGGGCCATCATGAGCGCGCTGCTCGGGGTGGCGACCCTGCTGATGTTCGCCGCGGTCTATGTGCCGATGATCCTTGCCATGCAGGCAGAGGGGGCCGATGCCACAGCCAGCGAAGCCTTCGCATCCCTGCACAGCGCCAGCGAATTCGATTTCAAACTGCTGGCGGTCGCACTCATCGTGCTGTTCGTCCGCCGCATGCAGCTGATGTTTCTGCCCGCTGCCGGGCGCTAATTTAAGAGGATACCGCCCCGTTAGGAGCGGTTGATGCTGTAACGCCCCGGCCCGGAGAAGAAGAGGGCCAGTGCGGCAAAAAGATAGAGCAGGGCCATTTCGCTGACCGGACCGCCTGTTTTGGTGAGCTGCAGCGGGAAGAGACCGCCGAGAAGGGCCACGGCCACCATCATATTGACGGCCATCAGCGCCGCGCCGATCCGCGCATAGAATCCCAGAATGATCATCACCGGGGCGACCACTTCGCCGACAAAGACGCCGTATCCGAGCCAGCCGGGCAGTCCGTGCGCCTGCATCATCCCCTGGATGTGGGAGATGCCGTGCAGCAGTTTGTGGACACCGTGGAACAGCATCAGAATGCCGACAGAGAGGCGCAGCAGCAATCGGGCAAGATCATCGTTTCTTAACATAGAGTCTCCTTAGCGTCCGCCGAACTTCTGCTCCCACCACTCCTGGGGGGTGAGGCAGGTCTCTTTGAGGTAGGGCTCGTCCAGGCGGTATTCGTAATGTTTGACAAATTCGAGCAGCGTTTTGTAGGCGTCGTTGATCCGTGCGCTCATGGCGTTGGCCGTGTCCGGGTCGTCGGCGTGCTTGTCAGGGTGCCAGCGGTGCATCATGTTCTTATAGCGTGTTTTGATTTCGGACAGGGTCGCTTTGTCGTGAAGGCCAAGCAGGGTCTTGGCCTTCAGAACGCTCTCATAAGGGGGCATTGGGAAGGGCGTCAGTCTTTCTGCTGGCGCATATAGGTCGGTACGTCGAGGTAATCGTCACTCAGGTCACCGCCGACGACCATTCTCGGGCGTGTCACGGTACGGCCGGCAGCAGGGGCCTCCTGTGCCGGTGTTTCATAAGTGTCGTTATTGACGGAAGGCGCTTTTTTCGCCGTCTCTTCATGGTCGAAGCCGGTGGCAACGAGGGTGATTTTGATGTAGTCGATCGCCAGGGTCGCATCCGTCGTGGTTCCGAAGATGACATCGGCATTCTCGTCCGCGCTCTCCTCGACGACACCCATCGCTTCGCCGATGGCGACCATCGGAAAGTCGGGGTGCATCGTAAAGTGGACGAGGACGCCCATGGCGCCGTTGATGCTCATGTTATCAAGCAGCGGTGACTCGATCGCCGCACGGATCGCTTCATAGGCGGCGTTATCACCCTGATACTCCCCGACACCCATCAGGGCCATACCATGGTGGCACATGACGGTTTTGAGGTCGGCGAAGTCGAGGTTGATGTCGTTGTCACCGGAGGAGAGGATGACCCCGGACGTCCCGCTGACGGCCTGCGCGAGAATGCTGTCGACGATCTTGAAGGACTCCTTGAGGCCCAGGTTCTTGTCGATGATGGAGAGGAGCTTGTCATTGGGGATGACGACGATGGAATCGCTCTCTTTTTTCAGTTCGGCCAGCCCCTGCTCGGCGAGCTTGAGACGTTTGCGCCCCTCGAACGCGAATGGTTTGGTGACGACGGAGATCGTCAGGGCACCGATATCGCGTGCGATCTGGGCAATGACCGGAGCCGCACCCGTTCCGGTGCCCCCGCCGAGACCGGCAGCGATAAAGACGATGTCGGCCCCCTCGATGGCAGCGCGGATATCGTCATAATTCTCGATAGCGGAATCTTTGCCGACGCTCGGCTTCATCCCGGCGCCGAGCCCCTTCGTCAGACGGCTTCCCATCTGGATTTTGACCGGTGCAAAAGAGGTTTGAAGCACCTGGGCATCCGTATTGGCGACGACCATCTCGATGCCCTCAACCCCCTCGTTGATCATATGACCGATCATATTGCCGCCGCCGCCGCCGACGCCGATGGCAACGATGCGCGCACCGTTGTTGGCCGTCGTCTCTTCGATTTTGAACATATTGTCAGATCCCATCTGTCACTCCCCTGTTAAAATAACTGTGTAATCCAGTTCCAAAACTTGCTGCCGATGCCGGCCGCTTTTTCCGCACCCTTCTTCGTATCGAAGGATTTGATCCTGATCGTACCGGCTTCCTCGGAGGGGGGCAGCGGAATCTCTTCCTCTGCCGGCTCCTGAACGGAAGGTTCGGTCAGATCCGGTTTCTCCAGCGGCTCCTCGCTGCGGTAGCGCACCTGCCGGTTGACGTCGATTTCGTAAGGCGCGTAGCCTCCCGCCGCGTATTTGACAAGACCGACCGCCGTGGCGGTTGCCGGGTCTTTGAGGGCTTCAAAGAGTCCGTCGACATTGCTCGGCTTGGCCAGGCGTACCGGGACGTTGTCAAAGATCGCGACGGCAAGGTCGCGGAGACCGTCGAGCTTGGTAAAGCCGCCGGTGAGAACAACCCCGGCCCCCAGCTGATCCTTGAGGTTGCTTTTGTCAATGGACTGGGCGAGGATCATCAGTGTCTCTTCGACCCGGGCGTAGATGACGTTGTGCACGACCCCCAGGGAGACTTCATGGGTGGACTCCTCGTCCCCGATAATGGGGAGCTCGATCAGGTCGTCGCTCGGGGAGCTCAGCGAGCCGAATTTAATCTTTACATTTTCGGCGACGTTGAGGGGCGTATGCAGCGCCATGGAGAGGTCGCTGGTAATGTGGTGCGAACCTACTCCCAGAAAATCGTTGTAGCGGATGGCGGTACCTGAATGGATCACGGTGTCGCAGGTATGGCCACCCATGTCGATGACGGCTGCGCCGAGCTCTTTCTCATCCTCGTTGAGCACGGCGATGGCGGAGGCATAGCCGCTGAGGACGACGGTATCGACTTCGACCCCTGCGCCGCGAACGGCTTTTTTGAGGTTGTTCAGGTTGGACTTCTGCGTCGTGATGATGTGCGTTTCGACCTCGAGGCGCGACGCATTCATCCCCAGCGGGTCCTCGATGAAATCCTGGTCGTCGACGATGAAGTTGTACGGCAGCGTATGCAGTACCTCGTACTCGTTGGGAATGTTGGCGTTGTAGAGCGACGTGTGCATGACACGACTGATCTCTTTGAAGGTGATCTCGCGGTTGGGGATATTGACGATCCCGCTGGAGTTCAGGCTCTTGGTGTAGGCGCCTGAAATGGAGACGATGGCCCGTTTGATTTCGGTACCGGCGACGCGTCTTGCATCTGCCAGGGCGGCCTTGATCGCTTTGGAAGCGAGCTCGATATTGGTGATGGAGCCCTTTTTGATCCCCTGGGAGCGGACGATACCGGCCCCCGAGATCTGGATCGCCCCGTCAGGGGAGATGTCCGCGATGATGGCGCAGATCTTGCTGGAGCCGATATCGATCGCGAGGACGCTTTTTTTCACTGCCCGAATCCTTTGAGGAAGATCTGTGTTTCATACCGCTCGGCAAGGTCGGCGATCAGGGACTGGCTGAGGAGGGTCTCTTTGACCTGGGCAACGGCCTCGGTCTCATTGGGCGCGCTTGCAGGGTCGATCTTCTGGTCGACGATGCGGTAGAGCACGATTTTGCCAGAAGAGAGCTGCGCCATGTTTTCGGCTTTGCCTGAACGGAAGAGGCTGGCGAGCAGTGCCTGTGTCTCCTGTTCGTTCAGTCCTTCGACACCGGCTGTCGCATCACGTTTGAGGTAGCCTTCCGTCGTCGTGCCGCGGAAAGACGTGAGCGAGGACTGTGCCAGTTCCATCAGTTTCTGGCCGCGCATCTGGCTGGTGTAGGCAGCAAGGAGGTCTGCTTTGGCTGCTTCGAAGCTTTTCGGCATCGGCGCGATGGTCTCGAGGCGCTTGATGACCACGTAGGCCCCGTGCTCTTTTTTCGGTTTGAGGTAGGGACTGGCCGCATCGGCGGTTGCGATGGCCTGCATCGTCTCGGCGCTGAAGCTGCCGTCGCCTTCGCGGACGGTCGTCTCGACGATCTTGGCGCCCTCGTCGAGTTTCTCTTTTTTGAAGGCGATGTAGGTTTTCAGGGCCTCTTTGTTGGTCGCTTTGTCGTTGACGGCGGCGGTGACGGCGCTCTTGG is a genomic window of Sulfurimonas sp. HSL1-2 containing:
- the abc-f gene encoding ribosomal protection-like ABC-F family protein, whose protein sequence is MALIDLHGISKNYEAQKILENVDFHVDEGERVVIVGKNGSGKSTLMKIVGGTLEYDEGERIIRQNLQVRMLAQVPHFEQGHSVREAIEHGLVELKQALARFDVLSAQMAEKFDDPQLIKEHTELSAYLDHHSAWNLDDKIERVLQHFQLKMYETKNVNLLSGGEQRRVALASLLLQKPDVLLLDEPTNHLDVYMVEFLEELILKEKFTLVFISHDRYFIDQIATKTVEVEDASLREFKGGYSSYLTQKEELLRTMQKQHDNLLRLLRSENEWYSRGVRARLKRNEGRKERLMNLREQAKTNPAQIRKMKVELDREAKHFNRDKSINKQKMLFEIEHLDITLGSKMLIKDFSTRILQKDVIAVVGPNGSGKSTLLKALLGRLKPTAGKIKQGEFSIGYFDQHREMLDDDKNLIETFCPHGGDRVEVQGRNMHVYGYLKNFLFPREFLDKKIGILSGGEKNRVALALLFTKQVDCLILDEPTNDLDIPTINILEEKLQSFPGAVILVSHDRYFVDKIAKKLFVFKGDGDVEERYQLYSEYLEQEKEFREMEAMERDAETATAKPAVQEKPKKDKPLRLTYKEKMALESLPGEIEALEAKMEELNACLADPKCYAEKGISVLAKELEALEADYETKVDALLTIEEKAEQIEGQ
- a CDS encoding N-acetylmuramoyl-L-alanine amidase: MALRIDTHQLAGDLFGREVVFDPCENKDSGPYEAGLPDTVVIHFTAGPTLASAVNTFKNPDVEASAHLIIDRDGSVVQMVGFDRIAWHAGTSRWQERSSLNRYAIGIELVNAGELTPSGGGYLAWFGRRYEEAEVIQAIHRNQTSPSYWHTYTAEQIEACFEVCRVLKSSYGIQTILGHEEIAPGRKIDPGPAFPLERLRDRILTGRHADAETAEEKEAGAANATVTASLLNVRSQPSGSAPLAGDPIEKGTRVELVERNGVWQKVRICREGWVHGDYLQTETPVG
- a CDS encoding class I SAM-dependent methyltransferase, which translates into the protein MRACPLCQTPSPSFRDRQLGCLTYHCPRCELIFKEEAAHPSAEQELKKYNEHHNSLENEGYVAMFEQFIDATLAHTGHRVENVLDFGSGPTPVLAELLRRRGFEVTIYDKFFAPEAPAPEARFDLITATEVIEHIADPMQTLAELKARLVPGGTLALMTQFHQSSEAFYQNWWYRRDPTHLVFFTPRSFETAAERLDMELIFHDNKKTVLLSKRP
- a CDS encoding Dabb family protein, encoding MIVHIVMFAFKAENKAENVAKAKAMLEALTEKIDPLISMEVGVDFSGSERSMDLVLTSTFETKEGLSTYATHPAHLEVVAFIKEVTELSKVVDYVR
- a CDS encoding OmpA family protein, whose product is MTFQTKSLSLVLAAVLIGGCASTQPNADGTQTDEYDKTKKGALIGAAVGAVGGLLLGGKNKGQGALIGAAVGAAAGGGIGYAMDQQAKDVAKSLNTTVSQSDVGAENIIVTQHEKFVKVTFKSAMMFPTNSDNPTPMALTKIDQLTTALKKYPSSIVQVVGHTDPRGSYDYNLQLSERRARTVATAMVNQGLSNAVYARGCSFDKPLVPNNSEANMAQNRRVEIFLYQTQENVVDQCL
- a CDS encoding M48 family metallopeptidase; translated protein: MVTALMVMISLYFIVKLYISVMQVGFINRAKRMAPVMMGSADYLKAGNYAVAKEKLQMTGMLIEYILFLVWLDGGIRWLESVTGGIDEPMKSISMVLAFLLINTLVELPLSLYEKFVLDAKFGFNRTSVGLYIKDTLITMTLVALLGGAVIWGVTAIIASAALWWFWTFLFLFAVVVALNMLFPTLRALFFDKLTPLEDATLAGEIDTLMQKTGFVSSGVFVSDASKRDTRLNAYFGGLGKSKRVVLYDTLLEKLEDRELLAVLGHELGHFAHGDLYKNIGIVGGVLFFMLALFGNLPESLFMHLGVGNTPAVTVILFLLFMPLVSFFIMPLMGLISRHNEYEADRSGGELVGKLYLANALRKLVTENRSFPLSHPLYIFFYYTHPPVIERLRALGFEERGSGKGAMRSECDADSVERELDDEGVRS
- a CDS encoding endonuclease/exonuclease/phosphatase family protein, coding for MRHYRSEAAGSPLPYTFSLLSWNVHKEMGRSPFDKTLQSLLATGSPELILFQEAVLDAHTSDHFPGYNVSAAINIDLRHRQYGVLTAARCPIHDTVGLKTNRREMHIATRKSMLITTHPFEDGSELTAVNLHAINFVSAAVFVEEIERLRVALLQRTGALIVTGDFNTWSRKRMEYLEHFAAAVGLLPAAYLNGHHIKQRFSKPLDHLYYRDVTLLAAEAVDTGRVSDHNPILATFKR